One Yoonia sp. BS5-3 genomic window carries:
- a CDS encoding substrate-binding domain-containing protein gives MSIMKLTATTAVIALTATTSFARDNVQVAGSSTVLPYASIVAEAFGENFEFPTPVVESGGSSAGLSRFCQGVGENTIDIANASRAIRPAEVEACAEAGVTDIIEVRIGYDGIVFASQLDGPDYTAFEPADFFNALAPKVLVDGELVDNPYTQWSDFNPDLPAEDILAFIPGTKHGTREVFEEKVIAAGCEATGAFEAMIESGMSEDDAEDACLAVRTDGLSVDIDGDYTETLARIDANTNGIGVFGLAFYENNTDKLKVATMSGVEPTTDTISTGEYPVSRPLYFYIKAAHIGVIPGLKEFAEFFVSNEVAGPYGPLAAYGLVSDPALEETQAMVSAEESM, from the coding sequence ATGTCGATCATGAAACTGACTGCGACAACCGCGGTTATTGCCCTTACTGCCACAACATCTTTCGCACGCGATAACGTGCAAGTTGCTGGCTCTTCTACCGTTTTGCCATATGCATCAATCGTTGCAGAAGCATTCGGCGAAAACTTCGAATTTCCAACACCTGTTGTCGAATCCGGCGGGTCTTCTGCTGGTCTGAGCCGCTTTTGCCAAGGCGTTGGTGAGAACACCATCGACATCGCCAACGCATCGCGCGCCATCCGCCCTGCCGAAGTCGAAGCCTGTGCCGAGGCCGGTGTGACAGACATCATCGAAGTCCGCATCGGCTATGACGGCATCGTTTTTGCCTCGCAGCTGGACGGCCCTGACTACACAGCGTTTGAGCCAGCCGATTTCTTCAACGCATTGGCCCCCAAAGTGCTGGTTGACGGTGAATTGGTCGACAACCCATACACACAATGGTCCGACTTCAACCCTGATCTGCCTGCCGAAGACATCCTGGCCTTCATCCCAGGCACCAAGCACGGCACACGTGAAGTGTTTGAAGAGAAAGTGATCGCCGCAGGTTGCGAAGCCACTGGTGCCTTTGAAGCGATGATCGAAAGCGGCATGTCCGAAGACGATGCAGAAGACGCTTGCCTGGCGGTCCGCACAGATGGTCTGTCGGTTGATATCGACGGTGACTACACAGAAACGCTGGCCCGTATCGACGCCAACACAAACGGCATCGGCGTGTTCGGTCTGGCTTTCTACGAAAACAACACCGACAAGCTGAAGGTTGCGACCATGTCCGGTGTTGAGCCAACAACTGACACGATCTCAACCGGTGAATACCCTGTGTCGCGTCCGCTGTATTTCTACATCAAAGCGGCCCATATCGGCGTGATCCCAGGCCTGAAAGAATTCGCTGAATTCTTCGTCTCAAACGAAGTTGCGGGTCCTTACGGTCCTTTGGCAGCCTACGGTCTGGTCTCTGACCCGGCCCTGGAAGAGACCCAGGCGATGGTCTCAGCCGAAGAAAGCATGTAA
- the pstC gene encoding phosphate ABC transporter permease subunit PstC has protein sequence MSNLLIVAVIIGLGILGFIAGRRRALVSGGGDKRTLHSLPVYYGANVGLSALVPAIGVLVVWLMAQPLVINNTVSGMLSEDNIAASGSVSLVMADVRRVADGLDAAIAQGVISSDEAAALEPETTDVRALLAGVGVALGADVSADTLRAAQRYRVMAVRGNLFKTLAVIAAAMAGFAASYAVTNKDFRARNVVERGVLALLIAAASLAVLTTLGIVLSLIFNTVEFFRLYAASDFFFGLSWSPSFSGRGGSSELGILPLLWGTLYISLVALLVAVPLGLFAAIYLSEYATRKVRSIAKPLLEVLAGIPTIVYGLFALLTVGPLLVSVFGRDGALGVEWMSGGTAVMTAGLVMGIMLIPFVSSLSDDIINAVPQALRDGSYGLGATKSETVRQVVLPAALPGIVGAILLAASRAIGETMIVVLGAGAAARLSMNPFEAMTTVTAKIVSQLTGDSDFASPEALVAFALGITLFVITLALNIFALYIVRKYREQYD, from the coding sequence ATGTCAAATTTGCTAATCGTTGCTGTCATTATCGGCCTGGGCATTTTGGGATTTATCGCAGGACGCAGACGGGCTTTGGTCTCGGGCGGGGGCGATAAACGGACCTTACATTCGCTTCCGGTCTATTACGGGGCCAATGTGGGCCTTTCGGCGCTGGTGCCGGCAATTGGCGTGCTGGTTGTGTGGCTGATGGCGCAGCCGCTGGTGATCAACAATACAGTCTCTGGCATGTTGTCTGAAGACAATATTGCGGCGTCAGGGTCGGTCAGTTTGGTGATGGCGGATGTGCGCCGGGTCGCCGATGGTCTGGACGCTGCGATCGCCCAGGGCGTGATCAGCAGCGATGAAGCTGCCGCATTGGAGCCCGAAACAACAGATGTGCGCGCCTTGCTTGCGGGCGTCGGTGTAGCGCTTGGGGCGGATGTGTCTGCAGATACACTGCGCGCGGCACAACGCTATCGCGTGATGGCCGTACGGGGCAATCTGTTCAAAACACTGGCTGTGATCGCCGCCGCGATGGCGGGCTTTGCGGCCAGCTATGCGGTGACCAACAAAGATTTCCGGGCGCGCAACGTGGTCGAACGCGGTGTGCTGGCCTTGCTCATCGCAGCGGCCTCTTTGGCGGTGTTGACCACGCTGGGGATTGTTCTGTCGTTGATTTTCAACACGGTTGAGTTTTTCCGGCTTTACGCAGCCAGTGACTTCTTCTTCGGCCTCAGCTGGAGCCCCAGCTTTTCAGGGCGGGGCGGCAGCTCGGAATTGGGTATTTTGCCGCTCTTGTGGGGCACGCTTTATATCTCACTGGTGGCGCTACTGGTCGCAGTACCATTGGGGCTGTTCGCCGCGATCTATCTGTCTGAATACGCAACCAGAAAGGTGCGCTCAATCGCCAAGCCACTGCTTGAGGTGCTCGCCGGGATCCCTACCATTGTTTACGGGCTTTTCGCCCTTCTGACGGTCGGCCCGCTGCTGGTATCTGTCTTTGGACGCGACGGGGCGCTGGGTGTGGAATGGATGTCAGGCGGAACGGCGGTGATGACTGCCGGACTGGTCATGGGCATCATGCTGATCCCCTTCGTTAGCTCGCTGTCTGACGACATCATCAATGCGGTGCCGCAAGCGCTGCGCGATGGCTCATACGGGCTGGGGGCGACGAAATCGGAAACGGTGCGGCAGGTGGTGCTACCTGCAGCCTTGCCAGGGATCGTTGGCGCTATCCTTCTGGCCGCATCACGGGCCATCGGTGAGACGATGATCGTGGTGCTGGGGGCAGGGGCCGCTGCACGGCTGAGCATGAACCCCTTTGAGGCCATGACCACCGTGACTGCCAAAATCGTCAGCCAGCTGACGGGTGATAGTGACTTTGCCTCGCCCGAGGCGCTGGTGGCCTTTGCCCTTGGGATCACGCTGTTCGTAATCACATTGGCGCTGAATATCTTTGCCCTCTACATCGTTCGCAAATACCGGGAGCAGTACGACTAA
- the pstA gene encoding phosphate ABC transporter permease PstA yields the protein MTDATANPVPAKTKGKSLLELDDRTKRRNAAEKRFRAYGIAAITVGLLFLLALLWAIINNGTAAFTQTFINLDVELAEQNLDPSGERNLEDISKVSTFGYTPLIIEALIRQTSDIETDIADRDLAKILSASAAAEIRSYVVDNPDQIGETVTFRLLASSRVDGYLKGRVQREDLARDRNLDAAHLDLIDVMAERGQAERVFNWDFILGADASESRPEQAGIGVSMLGSLFMMLVVLFLALPIGVAASIYLEEFAPQNKFTDLIEVNIANLAAVPSIVFGILGLAVFIQFAHLPQSAPLVGGLTLTLMTLPTIVISTRASLKAVPPSIRDAALGVGASKMQSVFHHVLPLAMPGILTGTIIGLAQALGETAPLLLIGMVGYIASNYPDGVASGFLDPNSAMPAQIYEWAKRADPAYYERAWGGIIVLLLFLMTMNIIAIILRRRFERRW from the coding sequence ATGACTGACGCAACCGCAAATCCGGTTCCGGCCAAGACCAAGGGGAAATCCCTGTTGGAATTGGACGACCGCACCAAGCGCCGCAACGCTGCTGAAAAGCGGTTCCGGGCCTATGGTATCGCTGCCATCACAGTGGGGCTGCTGTTCCTGCTGGCGCTGCTCTGGGCGATTATCAATAATGGCACAGCGGCCTTCACGCAGACCTTCATCAATCTGGATGTTGAACTGGCCGAACAAAACCTAGACCCAAGCGGTGAGCGAAACCTGGAAGACATCAGCAAAGTGTCGACCTTTGGCTACACGCCTTTGATCATTGAGGCGTTGATCCGGCAAACGTCGGATATCGAAACCGACATTGCTGACCGGGATTTGGCCAAGATCCTTTCGGCCTCGGCTGCGGCGGAAATCCGATCTTATGTCGTTGATAACCCCGATCAAATCGGTGAAACCGTGACCTTCCGGTTGCTCGCGTCATCCCGGGTGGATGGCTATCTGAAAGGCCGTGTGCAGCGTGAAGATCTGGCGCGCGACCGGAACCTGGATGCCGCCCATTTGGACCTGATCGACGTGATGGCCGAACGGGGACAGGCCGAGCGGGTGTTCAACTGGGATTTCATCCTGGGCGCTGACGCCTCTGAAAGCCGGCCTGAGCAGGCGGGGATCGGTGTGTCGATGCTGGGGTCGCTTTTTATGATGCTGGTTGTGCTTTTCCTGGCACTGCCGATTGGGGTTGCCGCGTCAATCTATCTTGAGGAATTCGCGCCGCAGAACAAATTCACCGATCTGATCGAGGTGAATATCGCCAATCTGGCGGCGGTGCCTTCGATTGTCTTTGGTATTCTAGGCCTTGCCGTCTTCATCCAATTCGCGCATTTGCCGCAATCGGCCCCGCTGGTGGGCGGGCTGACGTTGACACTGATGACATTGCCAACAATCGTGATCTCAACCCGTGCTTCGCTAAAGGCGGTCCCTCCATCGATCCGCGATGCGGCTTTGGGTGTTGGGGCGTCAAAGATGCAATCGGTTTTTCACCATGTGCTGCCTTTGGCCATGCCGGGCATCCTGACTGGAACGATCATCGGATTGGCGCAGGCGCTTGGTGAAACGGCACCGCTCTTGCTGATCGGGATGGTAGGCTACATTGCCTCAAACTATCCGGATGGGGTGGCCTCGGGGTTCCTTGACCCGAACTCGGCCATGCCCGCACAAATCTACGAATGGGCAAAACGGGCGGACCCGGCCTATTATGAAAGGGCCTGGGGCGGTATTATCGTACTGCTGCTGTTCCTGATGACCATGAACATCATCGCTATCATTCTGCGCCGCCGGTTTGAGCGTCGCTGGTAG
- the pstB gene encoding phosphate ABC transporter ATP-binding protein PstB has translation MEDMVHMDRAMSTQQDIKIKANKVQVFYGENHAIKDVDVEIADKTVTAFIGPSGCGKSTFLRCINRMNDTIDVCRVEGDILLDGDDIYDPKVDPVQLRAKVGMVFQKPNPFPKSIYDNVAYGPKIHGLARNKADLDEIVEKSLRKAALWDEVKDRLDAAGTGMSGGQQQRLCIARAIATQPEVLLMDEPCSALDPIATAQVEELIDELRQSFSVVIVTHSMQQAARVSQKTAFFHLGNLVEFDDTDKIFTNPQDSRTESYISGRIG, from the coding sequence ATGGAAGATATGGTACATATGGATCGCGCAATGAGCACCCAACAAGATATCAAGATCAAAGCCAACAAAGTGCAGGTCTTTTACGGCGAAAACCACGCGATCAAGGACGTCGATGTCGAGATTGCCGATAAAACGGTGACCGCCTTTATCGGCCCCTCAGGCTGCGGCAAATCCACCTTTTTGCGCTGCATCAATCGGATGAACGACACGATTGATGTCTGCCGGGTTGAGGGTGACATCCTCTTGGATGGCGACGACATTTATGACCCCAAGGTTGACCCGGTCCAGCTGCGCGCCAAGGTTGGGATGGTGTTTCAAAAGCCAAATCCTTTCCCCAAATCAATCTATGATAACGTCGCTTACGGGCCGAAGATCCACGGTCTTGCCCGCAACAAGGCTGATCTGGATGAGATCGTTGAAAAATCGCTGCGCAAGGCGGCGCTTTGGGACGAGGTGAAGGATCGGCTTGATGCGGCGGGCACGGGTATGTCGGGCGGGCAGCAGCAGCGCCTTTGCATCGCACGCGCTATTGCGACCCAACCCGAAGTGCTGCTGATGGACGAACCCTGTTCAGCGCTCGATCCGATAGCGACCGCGCAAGTTGAGGAATTGATTGACGAATTACGCCAAAGCTTTTCGGTTGTGATCGTCACCCACTCAATGCAGCAGGCGGCCCGTGTCAGCCAAAAGACGGCGTTTTTCCATCTGGGTAACCTGGTTGAGTTTGACGACACCGACAAGATTTTCACGAACCCGCAGGACAGCCGGACGGAAAGCTATATTTCCGGCCGGATCGGGTAA
- the phoU gene encoding phosphate signaling complex protein PhoU → MNEHISSAYDRDLEGITTLIVQMGGLVEEAILKAAKSLADRDVELADEVRAADKTIDQLEVQINEEAARTIALRAPVSKDLRSVLTVLRLAASLERIGDYAKNIAKRTSVLVEMSPVNGSDAALRRMAREVQAMLKDVLDAYIRGDVALAEDVRQRDQEVDQMYNALFREFLTFMMEDPRQITACMHLHFMAKNIERMGDLTTNMAEQIIYLVTGEMPDEARPKEDRTAYVSDLS, encoded by the coding sequence ATGAACGAACATATTTCCTCGGCCTATGATCGCGACCTTGAAGGCATTACGACGCTGATCGTGCAAATGGGTGGGCTTGTCGAAGAGGCGATCCTGAAAGCCGCCAAATCGCTTGCCGATCGCGACGTTGAACTGGCGGACGAAGTGCGCGCTGCTGACAAAACCATTGACCAGCTTGAAGTCCAAATTAACGAGGAGGCTGCGCGTACAATTGCGCTTAGAGCCCCTGTTTCCAAAGACTTACGGTCCGTACTTACTGTTTTGCGTCTGGCCGCATCGCTCGAACGGATTGGCGATTATGCCAAGAATATTGCCAAACGCACCAGCGTTCTAGTTGAAATGAGCCCGGTAAACGGCTCAGACGCTGCGCTGCGCCGCATGGCCCGCGAGGTGCAGGCCATGCTGAAGGATGTGCTTGATGCGTATATCCGTGGCGATGTGGCACTGGCAGAAGATGTGCGCCAGCGTGACCAGGAAGTTGATCAGATGTATAACGCGCTGTTCCGCGAGTTCCTGACTTTCATGATGGAAGACCCGCGCCAGATCACGGCCTGTATGCATCTGCATTTCATGGCCAAAAATATTGAACGGATGGGCGATCTGACCACCAATATGGCTGAACAGATCATCTATCTGGTCACTGGCGAAATGCCCGACGAGGCCCGCCCGAAAGAAGACCGAACTGCATATGTGAGCGATCTGAGCTAA
- the phoB gene encoding phosphate regulon transcriptional regulator PhoB, whose protein sequence is MPQQPHVLIVEDEAAQREVLAYNLEAEGFRVTRAENGEEGLLCVQEDTPDVIVLDWMMPNLSGIEVCRRLKIKPETQAIPIIMLSARSEEVDKVRGLETGADDYVVKPYSVSELMARVRTQLRRVRPATVGQVLTYDDIVLDAETHRVTRDDNPLKLGPTEFRLLSTFMEKPGRVWSRDMLLDRVWGRDIYVDTRTVDVHVGRLRKVLTQHGGNDPVRTVRGAGYALG, encoded by the coding sequence ATGCCGCAACAACCGCATGTCTTGATTGTCGAAGACGAGGCCGCCCAACGCGAGGTGTTGGCCTATAATCTGGAAGCCGAGGGTTTTCGTGTCACCCGCGCTGAGAACGGCGAAGAGGGGTTGCTTTGCGTGCAAGAAGACACGCCCGATGTCATTGTGTTGGACTGGATGATGCCCAACCTGTCCGGGATTGAGGTTTGCCGCCGCTTGAAAATCAAACCTGAAACCCAAGCGATCCCGATCATCATGCTATCCGCCCGTTCAGAAGAAGTTGACAAGGTGCGCGGTCTGGAAACGGGTGCCGATGACTATGTCGTCAAACCTTATTCTGTCTCCGAGCTGATGGCCCGCGTGCGCACCCAGCTGCGCCGGGTACGCCCAGCGACGGTCGGGCAGGTGCTGACCTATGATGATATCGTCTTGGATGCGGAAACCCACCGTGTGACCCGTGACGATAACCCTTTGAAACTAGGGCCGACCGAGTTTCGCCTGCTGAGCACATTTATGGAAAAACCCGGCCGGGTCTGGTCGCGTGATATGCTGCTCGACCGGGTGTGGGGGCGCGATATCTATGTCGATACGCGGACCGTTGATGTGCATGTCGGGCGGTTACGCAAAGTGTTAACGCAGCATGGCGGCAATGATCCTGTGCGCACCGTGCGCGGCGCGGGGTATGCGCTGGGTTGA
- a CDS encoding alpha/beta fold hydrolase, protein MLAVEGADHAVIIIPGSGPTDRDGNSPQTGLSTDTYRMLAEGLTEHGITSLRIDKRGFYGSAGAIADPNDVTISAYADDVSNWITFAAGSASCVWLAGHSEGGLVALVAAQGAPENLCGLILLATAGRPIGQILIEQLAANPANAPFMPEITAIVADLEAGQSRDPDTIDPVLRSLFSAGLQRYMIDLFSYDAVEVAKGWDGPVLIVQGNEDLQVQPYDADLLAGALPQAQRISLVRGTHMLKAAVAGDPLATYADPTLPLYENLVSDIASFIEGAAGAD, encoded by the coding sequence ATGCTTGCTGTCGAGGGGGCTGATCATGCGGTGATCATTATTCCCGGATCGGGTCCGACCGACCGGGATGGAAATTCCCCGCAGACGGGGCTTTCCACTGATACCTACAGAATGCTGGCCGAAGGGCTCACCGAGCACGGGATCACATCGTTACGGATCGACAAAAGGGGATTCTATGGCAGTGCCGGGGCTATTGCCGATCCGAATGATGTTACCATCAGTGCCTATGCCGATGATGTCAGCAATTGGATCACATTTGCCGCTGGCTCGGCATCTTGTGTTTGGCTCGCCGGTCATTCCGAAGGGGGATTGGTTGCGCTTGTGGCCGCGCAGGGCGCGCCGGAAAACCTTTGTGGTTTGATCCTTCTGGCGACGGCCGGGCGGCCAATAGGACAGATCTTGATTGAACAGCTCGCAGCCAATCCAGCCAATGCCCCTTTTATGCCCGAGATCACCGCGATTGTCGCTGACCTTGAGGCGGGTCAAAGCCGGGACCCCGATACCATTGACCCTGTCTTACGTTCGTTGTTTTCTGCCGGGCTCCAACGCTACATGATTGACCTTTTTTCCTATGATGCGGTGGAGGTCGCCAAAGGGTGGGACGGCCCCGTTCTGATTGTCCAGGGCAACGAAGACCTGCAGGTGCAACCTTATGATGCTGATCTTCTGGCAGGTGCTTTGCCACAGGCCCAACGTATTAGTCTTGTTCGGGGCACGCATATGCTGAAGGCTGCCGTCGCGGGGGACCCGCTTGCGACATATGCCGATCCTACGTTGCCTCTTTATGAGAATCTTGTGTCTGATATTGCCAGCTTTATCGAAGGTGCGGCAGGCGCTGACTGA
- a CDS encoding DUF6493 family protein, with translation MAIHSFLHWPVQTSALRGTPALKDPRLVTTPAKQAELINDLWRFFEVKGRGEFSLGYLDLGAAWRTRFVELCNAGHMQRDRLLDASLAALNRDFNEAETRCFVRLYTELEPTAEEQHVRCGKLLALLDAEVSSTVSFAVKAIKQLNKHDPIPAADLIKALRPVFLSPGKGVVMDAIGLVKDAAKRAPDTKPEAIDAIMQALRHKHESVSNASLAALENWAADLDPKALRELQASVPALLPSVQARALALLDTTGRAALS, from the coding sequence ATGGCGATACATAGCTTTCTGCATTGGCCGGTGCAAACATCGGCGTTACGCGGCACCCCAGCGCTGAAAGATCCACGCCTCGTCACCACGCCAGCGAAACAGGCGGAACTGATAAATGATCTTTGGCGCTTTTTTGAGGTGAAGGGGCGCGGTGAGTTTAGTCTGGGTTATCTCGACCTTGGTGCCGCATGGCGCACACGCTTTGTTGAGCTGTGCAATGCTGGTCACATGCAACGCGACCGGTTGCTGGATGCATCGCTTGCGGCGTTGAATCGCGACTTCAACGAAGCCGAGACACGCTGCTTTGTGCGCCTATATACCGAGCTTGAGCCAACGGCAGAGGAACAGCATGTCCGTTGCGGCAAATTGCTTGCGCTTCTTGATGCAGAGGTATCGTCGACGGTGTCTTTTGCGGTGAAGGCCATAAAGCAATTGAACAAGCATGACCCTATCCCTGCGGCAGACTTGATCAAGGCATTGCGACCGGTTTTTCTATCACCGGGCAAAGGGGTGGTCATGGACGCGATTGGGCTGGTGAAAGACGCCGCGAAGCGCGCGCCGGACACAAAGCCAGAGGCCATAGACGCCATTATGCAAGCTTTGCGTCATAAGCATGAGAGTGTTTCGAACGCGTCTCTTGCGGCCCTAGAGAATTGGGCCGCAGACCTTGATCCTAAGGCACTGCGAGAATTGCAGGCGTCGGTGCCTGCATTACTGCCTTCCGTTCAGGCACGCGCGCTGGCACTTCTTGACACAACCGGGCGCGCTGCTTTGAGCTAG
- a CDS encoding tail fiber domain-containing protein yields MRFTTSFLAASALLVTTSASQAGGLSDEIVEAPVEVMEVESPTGSSINGTYVIVGVVAALLLALALREDEEEEEEVIATSDIRLKEDITQIGSTSNGLPLYSFRYIGDTQLYSGVMAQDVLMHTPEAVVMQPNGYLAVNYGMLGIAMEKID; encoded by the coding sequence ATGCGTTTCACAACATCATTTCTAGCAGCCAGCGCGCTGCTTGTCACTACTAGCGCGTCCCAAGCTGGCGGTCTTTCAGACGAAATCGTTGAGGCCCCTGTTGAAGTCATGGAGGTGGAGTCCCCGACTGGATCATCGATTAACGGTACCTACGTAATTGTGGGCGTGGTCGCTGCACTGCTTCTCGCTTTAGCACTCAGAGAAGACGAGGAGGAGGAAGAGGAAGTCATCGCGACCAGTGATATCCGCCTGAAAGAGGACATCACGCAAATCGGATCCACCTCAAACGGGTTACCGCTTTACAGCTTCCGTTACATCGGCGACACACAGCTTTACTCAGGCGTTATGGCCCAGGATGTCTTGATGCACACACCAGAGGCCGTCGTGATGCAACCCAATGGCTACTTGGCGGTCAACTACGGCATGCTGGGTATTGCAATGGAAAAAATCGACTAA
- a CDS encoding outer membrane beta-barrel protein, which yields MKIVQSLALAGIALLPTSAFADWAGGYLGGSLGVTATDEAEQFGVTEFETENHNPIGFFAGYQAQSNQFVYGAEYAVSFSAVEANGADADAVYGDLKFRAGYDLGQILPYALLSVSAAVFSDDDDDTTASGLGFGAGVDYAVSDNFVVGGEFIFRAGDSVEVDGLEAPDASVESTALSVRAAYKF from the coding sequence ATGAAAATCGTTCAATCACTCGCCTTGGCGGGCATCGCCCTTTTACCGACATCAGCTTTCGCCGACTGGGCCGGTGGCTACCTCGGCGGAAGTCTGGGCGTGACAGCAACAGATGAAGCTGAGCAATTTGGCGTAACGGAGTTTGAAACTGAAAACCACAATCCAATCGGATTTTTCGCGGGTTATCAGGCCCAAAGCAACCAGTTTGTCTATGGCGCAGAATACGCCGTCTCATTCTCGGCAGTAGAAGCGAATGGGGCCGATGCAGACGCTGTCTATGGGGATTTGAAGTTTCGCGCTGGTTACGATTTAGGGCAAATCCTACCCTACGCTTTGCTGTCTGTCTCTGCCGCCGTCTTTTCAGATGATGATGATGATACAACTGCATCTGGTTTGGGCTTTGGCGCTGGCGTTGACTATGCCGTTTCCGATAACTTCGTTGTGGGTGGCGAGTTTATTTTCCGCGCCGGCGACTCTGTTGAAGTTGACGGGTTGGAAGCGCCCGACGCAAGTGTAGAATCGACTGCGCTGTCAGTGCGAGCTGCATATAAATTCTAA
- the gndA gene encoding NADP-dependent phosphogluconate dehydrogenase, with translation MSNARIGLIGLGTMGAALALNIADNGFPIAVWNRTTATTQEFHAGAGDLAGMITPTETLEELVASIAKPRAIILMVPAGQAVDDQIAALRPLLDDDDLIIDAGNANFHDTNRRADAAGDLPFLGIGVSGGEEGARFGPSIMGGGKRAYWDRVSDVLNAIAAKHDDTACATWMGEGGAGHFVKAVHNGIEYADMQMIAEVYGIMRDGMDMAPAAIGETFAAWDDGPLKSYLVEISGKVAAATDPKTGKPMLEVIVDAAGQKGTGRWTVIEAQHLAAPIPAIEAAVVARNLSSQLETRQAGEALFGAAPHHLPHDTLTLGTLEQALMAGKILCYAQGFDMIVKASESFGWALPLPEIAKVWRAGCIIRSAMLDDMATALGEDTGRNLMFAPRFATLLQENHNALRQVVAQAALHGLPLPALSSGLAYFDTMRTGRGTANMIQGQRDFFGAHGFARVDGGSGHHGPWGS, from the coding sequence ATGAGTAATGCACGGATCGGTCTGATTGGACTTGGCACCATGGGGGCAGCACTTGCGCTCAACATCGCAGATAACGGTTTTCCGATTGCAGTCTGGAACCGGACAACAGCGACAACGCAAGAATTTCACGCAGGCGCAGGTGATCTGGCCGGGATGATCACCCCGACCGAAACCCTTGAAGAGCTGGTGGCAAGCATCGCAAAGCCCCGCGCGATCATCTTGATGGTGCCAGCAGGCCAAGCGGTTGATGACCAAATCGCCGCGCTGCGCCCGCTGCTGGATGATGACGATCTGATCATCGATGCGGGCAACGCCAATTTCCATGACACAAACCGCCGTGCCGACGCAGCAGGCGATCTGCCTTTCCTTGGGATCGGCGTGTCGGGGGGCGAAGAAGGCGCGCGTTTCGGCCCGTCGATCATGGGCGGTGGCAAACGCGCCTATTGGGACCGGGTCTCTGACGTATTGAACGCCATCGCGGCCAAGCATGATGACACAGCTTGCGCAACCTGGATGGGCGAAGGCGGAGCCGGACATTTTGTCAAAGCGGTCCATAACGGGATTGAATATGCCGATATGCAAATGATCGCCGAAGTGTACGGCATCATGCGCGACGGAATGGATATGGCTCCGGCAGCGATCGGCGAAACCTTTGCAGCATGGGATGACGGGCCGCTGAAATCCTATCTGGTGGAAATCTCTGGCAAGGTCGCTGCAGCGACAGACCCCAAAACCGGCAAACCAATGCTGGAGGTGATTGTCGACGCAGCCGGCCAAAAAGGCACCGGCCGCTGGACGGTAATCGAAGCGCAGCATCTGGCCGCCCCCATCCCCGCGATCGAGGCGGCTGTTGTGGCACGCAACCTGTCGTCACAACTGGAAACACGGCAGGCGGGCGAGGCGCTTTTTGGCGCAGCCCCGCATCACCTGCCCCATGACACCCTGACACTTGGCACGTTAGAGCAGGCGCTGATGGCCGGTAAGATCCTATGCTACGCGCAAGGGTTCGACATGATCGTCAAAGCCTCGGAAAGCTTCGGCTGGGCACTGCCTTTGCCCGAAATCGCCAAGGTCTGGCGGGCGGGCTGTATCATCCGCTCGGCGATGCTGGATGACATGGCAACGGCGCTTGGCGAAGACACTGGCCGCAACCTGATGTTCGCACCACGCTTTGCGACTTTACTACAGGAAAACCACAACGCCTTGCGGCAGGTCGTGGCACAAGCCGCGCTGCACGGCCTCCCCCTGCCCGCGCTTTCGTCCGGGCTGGCTTATTTTGACACAATGCGCACTGGGCGCGGTACTGCGAATATGATCCAGGGGCAACGGGATTTCTTTGGTGCACACGGATTTGCGCGTGTCGATGGCGGCAGCGGACATCACGGGCCGTGGGGCAGCTAA